In Oryzias melastigma strain HK-1 linkage group LG18, ASM292280v2, whole genome shotgun sequence, one DNA window encodes the following:
- the ankrd46b gene encoding ankyrin repeat domain-containing protein 46, translating to MSYVFINDSSQTSVPQLQACIDGDLPFAKKLLETGCDPNIRDNRGRTGLHLAAARGNVDICRLLHKFGADLLATDYQGNTALHLCGHVDTIQFLVSNGLKIDICNHNGSTPLVLAKRRGVNKDAIRLLEGLEEQEVKGFNRGAHSKLETMQMADSESAMESHSLLNPHLQSSEGVLSSFRTTWQEFVEDLGFWRVLLLLVVIALLSLGIAYYVSGVLPFSSGQLELVH from the exons ATGTCCTATGTCTTCATCAATGACTCGTCGCAGACCAGCGTGCCGCAGCTGCAGGCCTGCATCGACGGGGACCTGCCCTTCGCCAAGAAGCTCCTAGAGACTGGATGCGACCCCAACATCCGCGACAACCGCGGCCGCACCGGCCTGCACCTGGCGGCAGCGCGGGGAAACGTGGACATCTGCCGCCTCCTGCACAAGTTCGGCGCCGACCTGCTGGCTACGGACTACCAGGGGAACACGGCGCTGCATCTGTGCGGCCACGTGGACACCATCCAGTTCCTGGTGTCCAACGGACTGAAGATCGACATTTG TAACCACAATGGCTCCACCCCCCTGGTGCTGGCGAAGAGGCGGGGCGTGAACAAAGACGCCATCCGCCTCCTGGAGGgtctggaggagcaggaggtgAAGGGCTTCAACCGAGGAGCTCACTCCAAGCTGGAGACCATGCAGATGGCGGACAGTGAGAG CGCCATGGAAAGTCATTCCTTACTGAACCCCCACCTGCAGAGCAGCGAGGGGGTTCTGTCCAGCTTCCGGACCACCTGGCAGGAGTTCGTGGAGGATCTGGGCTTCTGGAGGGTGCTGCTGCTCCTGGTGGTCATCGCCCTCCTCTCGCTCGGCATCGCCTACTACGTCAGCGGCGTGCTGCCGTTCTCCAGCGGCCAGCTGGAGCTGGTccactga
- the ripk3 gene encoding receptor-interacting serine/threonine-protein kinase 3 — protein sequence MALIDSEARLVEDSALQDWRVVDRGGFGQIFRARHRQWCCDVAVKLLHNEGSSSALLREVSIMRRGSSPYVIHVHGLFRGRPPLSGALLQLGLVMEFMERGSLADLQYILKGAPPWALAFRLIHHITLGINFLHNLSPPILHLDLKPNNVLLDSSLNAKLTDFGLARFYHSITQSSKKREEGGTISYMPPEAFSLEYHPSKTSDIYSYGVLLWSIITGQHPYPNPMPSLIRIHVPKGQRPSLDEIREQAAGRTGLITLMELMTRCWEGNPRRRPSSLQCADVSEELYKMHKHAVPDAVHEVLKKLDQDAEGGITKSLQALSVTQVTATPPPEPRNVHEYMRTGPPPVQEVNRSSARAGQDNITDPPFIHPANVCSVDRAGHLGMKKSSVCPISSSSLHHSSKNPSGGSSPPKTSKFPFTQRPSTQRQFSSPDSFPYQPAQGVKMQFSNVVGVQIGNNNSMYIKSPDHLERRRHPTAPSSVGL from the exons ATGGCGCTGATCGACTCTGAAGCCCGACTGGTGGAGGATTCGGCTCTGCAGGACTGGAGAGTGGTCGACAGAGGAGGGTTTGGTCAGATCTTCAGAGCCAGGCATCGACAGTGGTGCTGCGACGTGGCCGTCAAGCTCCTCCACAATGAAGG GAGCAGCTCGGCTCTGCTGAGGGAGGTCAGCATAATGCGACGGGGCAGCAGCCCCTACGTCATCCACGTCCACGGTCTGTTCAGAGGGCGACCCCCCCTTTCCGGGGCTTTACTGCAGCTCGGGCTGGTCATGGAGTTCATGGAGAGGGGGTCTCTGGCCGACCTGCAG TACATTTTAAAAGGAGCCCCTCCTTGGGCGCTGGCCTTCAGACTGATTCACCACATCACCCTGGGCATAAACTTCCTGCACAACCTCTCTCCCCCCATACTCCATCTGGACCTGAAGCCCAACAACGTGCTGCTGGACTCCTCCCTGAACGCTAAG CTCACAGATTTTGGCTTGGCCAGGTTTTACCACAGCATCACTCAGTCCTCCAAGAagagggaggaggggggcaCCATCAGCTACATGCCCCCCGAGGCCTTCAGCCTGGAGTACCATCCGTCCAAAACGTCCGACATCTACAG CTATGGCGTCCTGCTGTGGTCCATCATCACGGGGCAGCATCCGTATCCCA ATCCCATGCCCAGCCTCATTCGAATCCACGTCCCGAAGGGTCAGCGTCCGTCTCTGGATGAAATCAGGGAGCAGGCAGCAGGCCGCACTGGGCTGATCACGCTGATGGAGCTGATGACCAGGTGTTGGGAGGGGAACCCACGCCGCAGGCCGTCGTCTTTAC AGTGCGCGGATGTGAGCGAGGAGTTGTACAAGATGCACAAACACGCCGTTCCTGACGCCGTCCACGAAGTGTTGAAGAAGCTG GACCAAGACGCAGAAGGGGGAATAACAAAGAGTCTTCAGGCCCTTTCCGTCACTCAGGTCACAG CAACCCCCCCACCTGAACCCCGGAATGTGCATGAATATATGCGAACAGGACCCCCACCTGTTCAG GAAGTGAATCGGAGCTCAGCTAGGGCTGGCCAAGACAACATAACAG ATCCACCTTTCATTCACCCTGCAAACGTGTGTTCGGTCGATCGGGCTGGTCACCTTGGAATGAAGAAGTCTTCGGTGTGTCCCATCAGCTCCTCGTCTCTTCATCATTCATCCAAGAATCCGTCTGGAGGATCATCACCACCGAAGACATCCAAGTTCCCTTTCACACAGCGGCCTTCTACCCAG CGGCAGTTCTCCAGCCCTGATTCGTTTCCATACCAACCtgcacagggggtcaaaatgcAGTTCTCCAACGTGGTGGGAGTTCAGATCGGCAACAACAACAGCATGTACATAAAATCCCCCGACCATCTGGAGAGGAGGAGGCACCCAACAGCGCCATCCAGTGTTGGTCTGTAG
- the si:dkeyp-74b6.2 gene encoding cerebellin-1, with translation MSSWCLPPAVASAYFIAALMLLCPWRPLGVCGQNETEPIILEGKCLVVCDSTPSAEPSGNALGMSVRSGTGRVAFSAIRSTNHEPSEMSNRTMTIYFDQILVNVGAHFDPARSIFVAPRKGVYSFSFHVVKVYNRQTIQVSLVLNGWPVISAFAGDQDVTREAATNAGLVMMERGDKASLKLERGNLMGGWKYSTFSGFLVFPL, from the exons ATGTCCAGTTGGTGTCTGCCTCCTGCAGTGGCCTCCGCCTACTTTATTGCTGCCCTGATGCTTCTATGTCCTTGGAGGCCGTTGGGGGTCTGCGGCCAGAACGAGACAGAGCCCATCATTTTGGAGGGAAAGTGTCTGGTTGTGTGTGACTCCACCCCATCCGCAGAGCCATCAGGTAACGCTCTGGGCATGTCAGTGAGGTCTGGAACGGGTCGGGTGGCATTTTCAGCCATCCGCAGCACCAACCATGAGCCGTCAGAGATGAGCAACCGAACCATGACCATCTACTTCGACCAG ATCTTGGTAAATGTTGGCGCCCATTTCGACCCAGCGAGGAGCATCTTTGTAGCGCCCAGGAAAGGCGTGTACAGCTTCAGTTTTCATGTTGTCAAAGTGTACAACCGGCAGACCATTCAG GTCAGTTTGGTTCTCAACGGGTGGCCGGTGATCTCGGCCTTTGCTGGGGACCAGGACGTCACCAGGGAAGCGGCCACCAATGCTGGGCTGGTGATGATGGAGCGAGGGGACAAGGCTTCGCTGAAGCTGGAGAGAGGGAATCTGATGGGGGGGTGGAAATACTCCACCTTCTCTGGGTTCCTGGTGTTTCCATTGTAG
- the khnyn gene encoding protein KHNYN codes for MNSEGHRGGGSGADVEDEFACAGMLRGSLTSLHGTVERIFRVTFSIGVDGPPHGSSGQIWLKLRGPSASVEAAKLFVKGLVNQEEQKEVSYPEVLHCIFCGAKGLFMDSLIRNTSALIVVGSTGFLLISGLAEPVVRAYSLVTELISRFEGSQTQRPDTGERGGWESLDSRRAFKTLVEKWEDRHILDLLVLPGPVKEVLLDLVKESGLGSTEESPEAGGHTKTRWDPSGSADQAGEGEAAAAVWGDSGGLEGSRGRAEGAERTPPQEVGEEESQGGVKVPGRRLEDQEVQSSPTSKEFWLLLKFFTAMGYTEDVVQRVLARTGLKEASQILDLVQQEQDCSDRQRKNRDFTTPEDSALNPEQNRPCETEHREEEEEAGTGDSRQERSRMEGEEAAVEEDFVLGVVKKAAASCGYAEQNVAKAYSSLSEGSAHQLLLKLQRGQGANAREGPRETEEDTLPEKDGAAQAEEGETSGDKMESGIFGSSPPQTFTDLNPKLIPPEVKGPPMSTYPASLDPQLPNFQPYVDLSQPPNWSTQAPQPQSSAPKYSHSGNPHPIPSSTSSVRTKERPGSMPPPSLVVTGEQRFLEGLQTPFKLKLTDEPGNPSLRTIIIDGSNVAMSHGLGHFFSCRGIALAVQHFWDRGHRNISVLIPQFRQKNDSRTKERHFLMELQTVGLLHYTPSREVQGKRITAYDDRLILQLAQKTDGVIVTNDNLRDLLDESVVWRDIIRKRLLQYTFVGDLFMVPDDPLGRSGPHLDQFLRLQQRAPVPGSHSFAGLSSALPSKHPRSQTEVLNFRDRTAGGALGASEDVLRRHRSQAVPGRAQRENRTAEQTTELRMKLSQVFPGQDSTVTLQLQLHPAETDINLLSSFILEQMQ; via the exons ATGAACAGTGAAGGACACAGAGGTGGAGGGAGCGGCGCCGACGTGGAGGATGAGTTTGCTTGTGCCGGGATGCTGCGCGGGTCCCTGACCTCGCTGCACGGGACCGTGGAGCGGATCTTCAGGGTGACCTTCAGCATCGGCGTGGACGGGCCGCCTCACGGCAGCAGCGGGCAGATATGGCTGAAGCTGCGGGGGCCGAGCGCCAGCGTGGAAGCTGCCAAA CTGTTTGTGAAGGGGCTGGTGAACcaggaggagcagaaggaggTGTCGTACCCGGAGGTCCTTCACTGCATTTTCTGTGGAGCCAAAGGGCTGTTCATGGACAGCCTGATCAGAAATACCTCTGCTCTCATAGTG GTCGGTTCCACCGGATTTCTGCTCATATCGGGTCTGGCAGAGCCCGTGGTTCGAGCCTACTCGCTGGTGACGGAACTGATCTCCAGGTTTGAGGGCAGCCAGACCCAACGCCCAGACACGGGGGAGAGAGGCGGATGGGAGTCCCTGGATTCGCGGCGGGCCTTCAAGACTCTGGTGGAGAAGTGGGAGGACAGACACATCCTGGACCTGCTGGTGCTGCCTGGGCCCGTGAAAGAGGTCCTTCTGGATTTGGTGAAGGAGTCCGGCCTCGGCTCCACAGAGGAGAGTCCTGAAGCAGGTGGTCATACGAAGACCCGCTGGGATCCCTCTGGCTCTGCCGACCAAGCAGGAGAGGGGGAGGCTGCTGCGGCGGTGTGGGGGGACTCTGGAGGTCTCGAGGGCTCAAGAGGGAGGGCGGAGGGGGCCGAGAGGACACCCCCGCAGGAGGTGGGGGAGGAGGAGTCTCAGGGAGGTGTGAAGGTGCCAGGGAGGCGATTAGAGGATCAGGAGGTGCAGTCTTCACCAACAAGCAAGGAGTTCTGGCTCCTTCTAAAGTTTTTCACCGCCATGGGGTACACAGAAGACGTGGTCCAACGAGTCCTCGCCAGAACTGGACTCAAGGAGGCGTCGCAGATCCTGGACCTGGTTCAGCAGGAGCAGGACTGTAGTGACCGGCAGCGGAAAAACCGTGATTTCACCACCCCAGAAGACTCGGCTCTGAACCCGGAGCAGAACCGCCCCTGTGAGACGGAGCAccgagaggaggaggaggaggcggggaCAGGTGATAGTAGACAGGAGAGGAGCCGCATGGAGGGGGAGGAGGCAGCAGTGGAGGAGGACTTTGTCCTGGGGGTGGTGAAGAAGGCTGCTGCAAGCTGCGGGTACGCCGAGCAGAACGTAGCTAAAGCCTACAGCTCGCTGTCtgaaggctccgcccaccagctcctgctgaagctgcagaggGGGCAGGGCGCCAACGCCAGGGAGGGGCCCAGGGAGACCGAGGAGGACACCCTCCCGGAGAAAGATGGAGCAGCTCAGGCTGAAGAAGGAGAAACGTCTGGGGACAAAATGGAGTCTGGCATTTTTGGTAGTAGCCCCCCCCAAACGTTCACTGACCTGAACCCAAAGCTAATCCCGCCTGAAGTCAAAGGCCCCCCCATGTCCACATATCCCGCCTCCCTTGATCCCCAACTTCCCAACTTTCAGCCGTACGTAGACCTCAGCCAGCCCCCCAACTGGTCCACACAAGCCCCCCAACCCCAGAGCAGCGCCCCCAAGTATTCTCACTCAGGAAATCCACACCCCATCCCTTCCTCCACCAGCTCCGTCAGGACGAAGGAGCGCCCGGGCTCCATGCCCCCTCCCTCTCTGGTGGTGACTGGGGAACAGCGCTTCCTGGAGGGGCTGCAGACCCCCTTTAAACTGAAGCTGACCGACGAGCCTGGGAACCCCTCCCTGAGGACCATCATCATCGACGGGAGTAACGTGGCCATGAG TCACGGTCTCGGTCACTTCTTCTCCTGTCGGGGGATCGCTCTGGCCGTACAACACTTCTGGGACCGAGGTCATCGGAACATCAGCGTTCTGATCCCTCAGTTTAGGCAGAAGAACGACTCCAGGACCAAAG AGCGGCATTTCCTGATGGAGCTGCAGACGGTCGGCTTGCTCCACTACACGCCGTCCAGGGAGGTCCAAGGAAAGAGGATCACCGCGTATGATGACAG GCTGATTCTGCAGCTGGCGCAGAAGACAGATGGGGTGATTGTAACCAACGACAACCTGAGAGACCTGCTGGACGAGTCGGTGGTGTGGAGGGACATCATCAGGAAGAG GCTCCTGCAGTACACCTTCGTGGGCGACCTCTTCATGGTCCCCGATGACCCTCTGGGGAGGAGCGGCCCCCACCTGGACCAGTTCCTTCGCCTGCAGCAGAG GGCTCCGGTTCCAGGAAGCCACTCCTTTGCCGGTTTGTCGTCGGCTCTCCCGTCCAAACACCCCCGCTCCCAGACCGAAGTTCTGAACTTCCGTGACCGGACAGCAGGAGGCGCTCTGGGCGCTTCCGAAGACGTTCTGAGAAGACACAGGTCGCAGGCCGTGCCTGGGCGCGCCCAGCGGGAGAACAGGACTGCCGAACAAACGACTGAGCTGAGGATGAAGCTGAGCCAGGTCTTCCCCGGTCAGGACAGCACGGtgactctgcagctgcagctgcacccCGCAGAGACGGACATCAACCTGCTGTCCAGCTTCATCCTGGAGCAGATGCAGTAA